The following are from one region of the Stigmatella ashevillena genome:
- the xylB gene encoding xylulokinase: MYLGIDVGTSSVKAVLVDGNERIVGSAHVALEVTRPHPGWSEQEPDAWVRACERTLDELAAKHPSEMAAVEGLGLSGQMHGAVLLGEGDTPLRPAILWNDGRSEAECRVLEERCPRLRHLSGNIAMPGFTAPKLLWVAKHEPDVFAKLRKVLLPKDYLRLFLTGEHVSDMSDAAGTLWLDVAKRDWSDELLAATGLTREHMPRLVEGSQASGRLRPEWARRWGMARAPVVAGGGGDNAASAVGIGAVRPGSAFVSLGTSGVLFVSNARFSPNTEGAVHAFCHAVPGLWHQMGVILSAAASLEWLATLLNQPAPALTAELGERVGGPSPVKFLPYLSGERTPHNDASARGAFVGLAHGQGREALTQAVLEGVAFAFADCLRVLSDAGTEVVRASAVGGGSRSHLWLKILASVLNRPLDVHAEGDFGGAFGAARLGRLAATGEDPLAVARPPPVAQVVEPEAALVPQYVEAYARWRELYPALKGRF, translated from the coding sequence GTGTATCTCGGCATCGATGTGGGGACCTCGTCCGTCAAGGCGGTGCTCGTGGATGGGAACGAGCGCATTGTCGGGAGCGCCCACGTGGCACTGGAGGTCACCCGGCCCCATCCGGGCTGGTCGGAGCAGGAGCCGGACGCCTGGGTGAGGGCCTGTGAGCGCACCCTGGACGAGCTTGCCGCGAAGCACCCCTCGGAGATGGCGGCCGTGGAGGGACTGGGCCTGTCCGGACAGATGCACGGGGCGGTGCTGCTGGGGGAGGGGGACACGCCCTTGCGCCCAGCGATTCTCTGGAATGATGGGCGCTCGGAAGCCGAATGCCGCGTGCTCGAGGAGCGCTGCCCTCGCTTGAGGCACCTCTCCGGCAACATCGCCATGCCAGGGTTCACCGCGCCCAAGTTGCTCTGGGTCGCGAAGCACGAGCCGGACGTCTTTGCGAAGCTCCGCAAGGTGCTGCTGCCCAAGGACTACCTCCGGCTGTTCCTGACCGGAGAGCACGTGTCGGACATGTCCGACGCCGCCGGGACGCTCTGGCTCGACGTGGCGAAGCGCGACTGGTCGGACGAGCTGCTCGCGGCCACGGGGCTCACGCGAGAGCACATGCCGCGCCTCGTCGAGGGCTCTCAAGCCTCCGGCAGGCTGCGGCCCGAGTGGGCCCGCCGGTGGGGCATGGCGCGGGCCCCGGTGGTGGCCGGCGGTGGCGGAGACAACGCGGCCAGTGCCGTGGGGATTGGCGCCGTTCGTCCAGGCTCCGCCTTCGTTTCGCTGGGCACCTCCGGTGTGCTCTTTGTGTCCAATGCGCGCTTCTCCCCCAATACAGAGGGGGCGGTGCATGCCTTCTGCCATGCGGTGCCGGGCCTCTGGCATCAGATGGGCGTCATCCTGTCTGCCGCCGCCAGCCTGGAGTGGCTGGCAACGCTCCTGAACCAGCCCGCGCCCGCCCTGACGGCGGAGTTGGGGGAGCGCGTGGGAGGCCCCTCTCCGGTGAAGTTCCTGCCCTATCTCTCGGGAGAGCGCACGCCGCACAACGATGCCTCGGCCCGGGGGGCCTTCGTGGGGCTGGCGCACGGGCAGGGGCGGGAAGCGCTGACCCAGGCCGTATTGGAAGGCGTGGCCTTCGCCTTCGCGGATTGTCTGCGGGTTCTCTCCGATGCTGGGACCGAAGTCGTCCGGGCCTCGGCGGTGGGCGGGGGCTCTCGCTCGCACCTCTGGCTGAAGATCCTCGCGAGCGTGCTGAACCGGCCGCTCGATGTGCACGCGGAGGGAGACTTCGGAGGGGCATTCGGGGCAGCCCGGCTGGGTCGGCTGGCCGCGACGGGCGAGGATCCGCTTGCGGTAGCGAGACCTCCTCCCGTGGCCCAGGTGGTGGAGCCCGAGGCCGCGCTGGTTCCCCAATACGTAGAGGCATACGCACGCTGGCGAGAGCTCTACCCAGCGCTCAAAGGCCGGTTTTGA
- a CDS encoding nuclear transport factor 2 family protein — MTNPAFEQQIRDLYAAFNRRDSSYVTDRMSRDVTWPRAFKGGVVHGPEAVRSYWEAQWAEIDPHVEPVGIERGDDGRYDVEVHQVIKDLAGSVIADSVVHHVYTFDGSTIVSMEIPPDE; from the coding sequence GTGACAAACCCCGCATTCGAACAGCAGATCCGCGACCTGTACGCTGCGTTCAACCGCCGCGACAGCTCGTACGTGACCGACCGTATGTCACGGGACGTGACGTGGCCGCGGGCCTTCAAGGGCGGTGTGGTGCACGGTCCCGAGGCGGTCCGCTCCTACTGGGAAGCGCAGTGGGCGGAGATCGATCCCCACGTCGAGCCGGTCGGCATCGAACGAGGCGACGATGGACGCTACGACGTCGAGGTCCATCAGGTGATCAAGGACCTCGCGGGCTCGGTCATCGCCGACTCGGTCGTCCACCACGTCTACACCTTCGACGGCTCGACCATCGTCAGCATGGAGATCCCTCCCGACGAGTGA
- a CDS encoding SGNH/GDSL hydrolase family protein — protein MATIVEFALFPVYAAQAVYARWRTPRLPEPQGARSGHLGAGSPLRLLVVGDSSAAGVGVTTQTDALTGQLTWLLAERFSVSWCLLAKTGFTTTDVINLLGKHDSAHFDVVLVAVGANDLTQRVPAARWVKSLNQLVGVLTERFGASRIFLSPLPPMKEFPALPRPLSGYVGRRAEEYNVALRAFAMERENCEFLADAFPFGPEVLARDVMSSDGFHPGPPVYAAWAKCAASAIVALSGDAGWSRAETDAAGRVGLPRDDPRA, from the coding sequence GTGGCAACTATCGTCGAGTTCGCGCTATTCCCGGTCTACGCTGCGCAGGCCGTGTATGCGCGCTGGCGAACGCCCCGTCTTCCCGAGCCCCAAGGGGCACGCTCGGGACACCTGGGAGCTGGTTCACCCCTGCGCCTTCTCGTGGTCGGCGACTCGTCTGCCGCAGGCGTGGGTGTCACAACGCAAACGGACGCGCTCACGGGCCAGCTCACATGGCTCCTCGCGGAGCGATTCTCTGTGTCCTGGTGCTTGTTGGCGAAGACGGGGTTCACGACGACCGACGTCATCAATCTGCTCGGCAAGCATGACAGCGCCCACTTCGACGTCGTGCTGGTTGCCGTGGGAGCCAATGATCTCACGCAGCGCGTGCCCGCTGCGCGATGGGTGAAGTCGCTCAATCAGCTCGTCGGGGTGCTAACCGAGCGCTTCGGAGCCAGCCGCATCTTTCTCTCGCCGCTTCCTCCGATGAAGGAGTTCCCTGCGCTGCCACGGCCGTTGAGTGGTTACGTGGGACGTCGAGCAGAGGAGTACAATGTCGCGCTGCGCGCGTTCGCCATGGAGCGCGAAAACTGTGAGTTCTTAGCTGACGCGTTTCCGTTCGGACCCGAGGTCTTGGCCCGCGACGTCATGTCCTCAGACGGCTTCCATCCAGGACCACCTGTCTACGCTGCGTGGGCCAAGTGCGCTGCATCCGCCATCGTCGCCTTATCAGGCGACGCAGGATGGAGCCGAGCAGAGACGGACGCCGCGGGGCGGGTTGGCCTCCCACGTGACGACCCGCGAGCCTGA
- a CDS encoding alpha/beta hydrolase, which produces MNTLHLVDPSARELVTQLPSVDPERQSVAEFRANLLAIYAQAAPPMPEAREERTVPGPPGAPEVRVLMYRPAPQPQPFPAILYIHGGGMIGGAAEMMDAASVQLAQGHGALVVAVDYRLAPETPFPGPVEDCYAALDWLFRSADNLGVDPSHIAIMGHSAGGGLAAATALLARDRGVHLLSGQILIYPMLDSRTGTPESLADNPLVGEFVWTREFNRFGWKALRGTEPLPPERLGHFSPAQASDVSRLPPAFIAVGALDLFLEEDVAYALRLARSGVPVDLHVYEGGIHGFDLFPGALATRFEADLRAALGRVLQGAPGNAAPQG; this is translated from the coding sequence ATGAATACGCTCCACCTTGTCGATCCATCCGCGCGCGAACTCGTCACCCAACTTCCTTCCGTGGACCCCGAACGTCAGTCCGTCGCGGAGTTCCGGGCCAATCTTCTCGCCATCTACGCGCAGGCGGCTCCGCCCATGCCGGAGGCTCGCGAGGAGCGAACGGTCCCCGGCCCGCCGGGCGCGCCGGAGGTGCGAGTCTTGATGTACCGGCCGGCGCCACAGCCGCAACCCTTCCCTGCCATCTTGTACATCCATGGGGGCGGAATGATTGGCGGGGCGGCGGAGATGATGGATGCGGCCAGCGTTCAGCTCGCGCAAGGCCACGGGGCGCTCGTCGTGGCGGTGGACTATCGCTTGGCTCCCGAGACGCCGTTCCCGGGGCCCGTAGAGGATTGCTACGCAGCGCTCGATTGGCTCTTCCGGAGCGCTGACAACCTGGGCGTCGACCCCTCGCACATCGCCATCATGGGGCACAGCGCCGGTGGAGGCCTGGCGGCGGCGACGGCACTGCTGGCGCGTGACCGGGGCGTACACCTGCTCTCCGGGCAGATCCTCATCTACCCCATGCTGGATTCGCGCACGGGGACGCCGGAATCGCTCGCGGACAACCCCCTGGTCGGCGAGTTCGTCTGGACGCGCGAGTTCAACAGGTTCGGCTGGAAGGCCCTGCGCGGCACGGAGCCCCTCCCGCCTGAGCGCCTCGGTCACTTCTCGCCGGCCCAGGCCTCGGACGTGAGCCGCCTTCCCCCCGCCTTCATCGCCGTGGGAGCGCTCGACCTCTTTCTGGAGGAGGACGTGGCATATGCGCTCCGGCTGGCGCGTTCTGGCGTGCCGGTGGACCTGCACGTCTACGAGGGGGGGATCCACGGGTTCGACCTCTTCCCCGGGGCCCTCGCCACCCGCTTCGAGGCCGACTTGCGCGCCGCGCTCGGTCGCGTGCTGCAAGGCGCTCCGGGGAACGCGGCGCCTCAAGGCTGA
- a CDS encoding alpha/beta fold hydrolase has product MNREGLVDIGTGPAVVLLHGFPHTPRLWDSVLPRLAQTHRVIAPNLVAGGDGHALAAAVAALLDGLGIDRADVVGIDAGAPPAFVLALSQPERVRRLVLMESLLGRLPGAESFLANGPPWWFGFHQAPGLAETVLEGHEREYIEWFLRAGTHGGRGVAPEIRDAFVAAYTGRAALASAFAHYRALPVTAAQITSLIVEQGRRLPMPVLAIGAHPVGPALAAQLRPVADNLAEVQLENCGHIIPLDAPGQMLEALVPFLLTPVA; this is encoded by the coding sequence ATGAACCGCGAGGGCCTCGTCGATATCGGCACCGGACCGGCCGTCGTGTTGCTGCACGGCTTCCCGCACACGCCGCGACTGTGGGACTCAGTGCTACCTCGGCTCGCCCAGACCCACCGGGTGATCGCGCCCAACCTCGTTGCTGGCGGGGATGGGCATGCCCTCGCGGCCGCGGTCGCAGCCCTCCTCGACGGACTGGGGATTGACCGGGCCGACGTCGTCGGCATCGACGCAGGCGCACCGCCGGCCTTCGTCCTGGCCCTCTCGCAGCCGGAGCGGGTAAGGCGGCTGGTGCTGATGGAGTCGTTGCTTGGACGGCTCCCGGGCGCGGAATCCTTCCTCGCCAACGGCCCGCCGTGGTGGTTCGGCTTCCATCAGGCACCCGGCTTGGCCGAGACCGTGCTGGAGGGGCATGAGCGGGAGTACATTGAATGGTTCCTCCGCGCGGGCACCCACGGCGGCCGTGGAGTGGCCCCGGAGATCCGGGATGCCTTTGTCGCCGCCTACACCGGACGCGCAGCACTGGCCAGCGCCTTCGCGCATTACCGCGCGCTGCCAGTCACAGCAGCGCAGATCACGTCGCTCATCGTCGAACAGGGGAGACGGCTGCCAATGCCAGTGCTGGCGATCGGCGCGCATCCCGTCGGCCCTGCGCTCGCGGCCCAGTTGCGGCCGGTCGCCGACAATCTGGCCGAGGTGCAGCTCGAGAACTGCGGGCACATCATCCCGCTCGATGCGCCCGGGCAGATGCTGGAGGCGTTGGTGCCGTTCCTGCTCACGCCCGTTGCGTGA
- a CDS encoding carbohydrate kinase family protein — translation MIISCGEALIDLIPDKADGNLFRAVPGGSPFNTALALARLGAPTAFLGRISRDAFGNQLAQVLEDNGVNLRLLVRGPELTTLAFVKKVEGQASYAFYTQGTADRLLQPSDLPKLPDGAILHWGLGAVVLDGAPVAATLEALFRQEKDRRLLSFDPNIRPPVIGAANIPAYAKRLTEALASFHLIKASDEDLAVLFPGGRMEDIAQRWLERGPSVVVITRGAEGASVFRQSGARLDVPAAKLAKFGDTVGAGDSFTAGLLTLLYERGIRQGAELTALDDTTLRECATFAARVAAKTCEHEGCNPPRRSELG, via the coding sequence ATGATCATCAGCTGCGGTGAAGCACTCATCGATCTGATCCCGGACAAGGCCGACGGGAACCTCTTCCGGGCCGTCCCGGGCGGCTCGCCGTTCAACACCGCCCTGGCGCTGGCCCGGCTGGGAGCACCCACGGCCTTCCTGGGGCGGATCTCCCGGGACGCTTTCGGCAATCAGCTCGCCCAGGTGCTGGAGGACAACGGCGTCAACCTCCGGCTGCTCGTCCGCGGGCCGGAGCTGACGACGCTGGCCTTCGTCAAGAAGGTGGAGGGCCAAGCCAGCTACGCCTTCTATACGCAGGGCACCGCGGACCGGCTGCTCCAGCCGAGCGACCTTCCGAAGCTTCCGGATGGAGCCATCCTCCACTGGGGGCTGGGGGCCGTGGTGCTCGACGGGGCCCCGGTGGCCGCCACCCTGGAGGCGTTGTTCCGCCAGGAGAAGGACCGGCGGCTGCTCTCCTTCGATCCCAACATCCGGCCGCCCGTCATTGGTGCCGCCAACATCCCCGCCTATGCGAAGCGCCTCACCGAGGCCCTGGCATCCTTCCACCTCATCAAGGCCAGTGACGAGGATCTCGCCGTGCTGTTTCCCGGCGGCCGGATGGAAGACATCGCCCAGCGCTGGCTGGAGCGCGGCCCATCCGTGGTGGTGATCACCCGCGGCGCCGAGGGGGCTTCCGTCTTCCGCCAGAGTGGAGCCCGGCTCGACGTGCCCGCCGCGAAGCTGGCGAAGTTCGGCGATACCGTAGGGGCTGGCGACAGCTTCACCGCCGGACTGCTGACCCTGCTTTATGAGCGAGGCATCCGCCAGGGCGCGGAACTCACCGCCCTGGATGACACCACCTTGAGGGAGTGCGCCACCTTCGCTGCCCGAGTCGCCGCAAAGACGTGCGAGCACGAAGGCTGCAATCCCCCCCGGCGCTCGGAGCTCGGCTAA
- a CDS encoding mannitol dehydrogenase family protein, translating into MHPLDQAHLSTLPASVVRPGYDRSKVKAGIAHIGVGGFHRAHLAIYLDRALARPGQEQWGLCGINLLPQDAAMAAAMKRQDGLYTVSEMAPDGTHTSRVVEAMVEYLYAQDNPKAVLDRLSQPDIRIVSLTITEGGYLIDERGQFNLKHPSVVYDLEHPGEPHGAFGYIVEALDRRRKAGIKPFTVMSCDNLRHNGVQARRACVAFAKAKDPELAAWIEREVGFPNAMVDRITPATDNAARQKLRDLTGVDDAAPVICEDFIQWVLEDDFRNGRPEWDAVGVMITPDVSPYEEAKIRLLNATHTMLSYPAYLAGFRKVDDVLHDELFTQYLRDFLNLDAGYWLKSLPGLEIDAYKAKLLQRFGNRAVGDQVARLCMDGGSKISGFLLPTLHEILKHGRPYHRIAFFLASYERYLKGKDERGEAYPIVEPNARHLMERVIQSSSPSTLLELTEVVGTQLPAHPGFVALYLQLRQKIDTQGVVATLKEIVAAGDKLPADAAS; encoded by the coding sequence ATGCATCCACTTGATCAGGCCCACCTCTCCACGCTTCCCGCGTCGGTCGTCCGCCCCGGCTACGACCGCAGCAAGGTGAAGGCGGGCATCGCGCACATCGGAGTGGGAGGATTCCACCGCGCGCACCTGGCCATCTACCTCGACCGCGCGCTGGCACGTCCCGGCCAGGAGCAGTGGGGGTTGTGCGGCATCAACCTGTTGCCCCAGGACGCCGCCATGGCCGCGGCGATGAAGCGCCAGGATGGGCTCTACACCGTCAGCGAGATGGCGCCGGATGGCACGCACACCTCGCGCGTCGTCGAGGCCATGGTCGAGTATCTCTATGCCCAGGACAACCCGAAGGCGGTGCTGGACCGGTTGAGCCAGCCTGACATCCGCATCGTCTCGCTGACCATCACGGAGGGCGGCTACCTCATCGACGAGCGCGGCCAGTTCAACCTGAAGCACCCGTCCGTCGTGTATGACCTGGAACACCCGGGCGAGCCCCACGGGGCGTTCGGCTACATCGTCGAGGCGCTGGACCGCCGCCGCAAGGCGGGCATCAAGCCCTTCACCGTGATGTCCTGCGACAACCTGCGCCACAACGGCGTGCAGGCCCGCCGTGCGTGTGTGGCCTTCGCCAAGGCCAAGGACCCCGAGCTCGCCGCCTGGATTGAGCGCGAGGTGGGCTTTCCCAACGCCATGGTCGACCGCATCACCCCCGCGACGGACAACGCTGCCCGGCAGAAGCTGCGCGACTTGACTGGCGTGGACGACGCGGCCCCGGTCATCTGCGAGGACTTCATCCAGTGGGTGCTGGAGGACGACTTCCGCAATGGCCGCCCCGAGTGGGATGCCGTGGGGGTGATGATCACCCCGGATGTGTCCCCGTATGAGGAGGCGAAGATCCGCCTGCTCAACGCGACCCACACCATGCTGTCGTACCCCGCCTACCTCGCGGGGTTCCGCAAGGTGGATGACGTCCTGCACGATGAGCTCTTCACCCAGTACCTGCGGGACTTCCTCAACCTCGACGCGGGATATTGGCTGAAATCCCTGCCCGGGCTCGAGATCGACGCTTACAAGGCCAAGCTGCTTCAGCGCTTTGGCAACCGCGCCGTCGGCGATCAGGTGGCCCGGTTGTGCATGGACGGAGGCTCGAAGATTTCAGGCTTCTTGCTGCCCACCCTGCACGAAATCCTGAAGCACGGGCGCCCCTATCACCGCATCGCGTTCTTCCTGGCGAGCTACGAGCGCTACCTCAAGGGCAAGGACGAGCGCGGTGAGGCGTATCCCATCGTCGAGCCCAATGCGCGCCACCTGATGGAGAGGGTCATCCAGAGCTCCTCTCCATCGACGCTGCTCGAGCTGACCGAGGTGGTCGGCACCCAGCTCCCCGCGCACCCGGGCTTCGTCGCCCTGTACCTCCAGTTGCGCCAGAAGATCGACACGCAAGGCGTGGTGGCCACCCTGAAGGAGATCGTCGCCGCGGGGGACAAGCTTCCCGCGGACGCGGCCTCGTGA